Below is a window of Brachyspira pilosicoli DNA.
GTTGGAAAAAAACTCTAATATAGAAGATATAAACAAAATAGAAAATATAATATTAAAAAATAATGATTCTATAAAAAATATGCTTTCATTAGAAGACGGAGAATATTCTTCTACCATAAATTATATAACCGCTGAAGCTAATCAAAATGACAGAGGAAGCTATATTATAAGAAATACAAAATTAAGCCCTACCTACTATTATATAACATTAGTATACGAATCTTCTAAATGGAAAATAGAGACTATAGATAAATTGCCTTTAAATAATTAACTTTTTATTTCTGATATTTTAACTTCTTTTACTTCTTCAGTATTAGAAACTTTTTTTAATGTCATTTTTTCTCTGTCAAACTCGGCAATATAATAATTGTTTCTTAAAGCTAAAACTATATTTTTAGCACCATTAATACCGTCATTTTTTTTATAAGAATCTATCATAATTTGCAAAAGAGACATTGTAGAAGGAATGCCTATATATACAATAGCAACGCCCAAAGAAGGAATTGTAGCCAATGATGAAACTAATACGCTTTTACCTTTACTTAAAGTTTTTGAAGATATAATCGCTGTTACTGCTACTACAACTCCGCCAATAAGTAATCCCCAAGCTATTTTACCTGTATTTTTAATATTAGATATTTTTTTACCCAAAGAAGATTCTATGTAGATAATATCTTCATCTCTCATAATAGCATCAACTATATCGCTTTCATTTTTGCATATAATAATTTCTTTTCTATCCATAATTCACTCCTATGTTATTATATAATAAATTTATTAATAAACAAGATAAATGAACTTTTTTATTAATTATTCTATTTTTATAAAAACATCTATAAAAATAAAAAAATTATAAATGCTATTAAATATTTTTAAAATCTACTTAAACTCCCCGCCCTATTTTATTTATTATCTCTATTTGAAATGCATAATCTTTTCTTTTCTAAAACCTAAACAGAAATTTTAACTCCCGCCCAAGCTTTATTTATAATATATATAAATTGTTGACAATAAACTATTCGTATATTATCATATAATAACAATGATGATTTATTTATGGATTATAATATACAAAAACAAAATACATATTAATATTTAAAATAGGAGTTGTATATGTCAGGATCAACATTTTGGTTTGTATTTTTATTAGTGATAATGGTTATATCTGCTTTTACTAGATATTTTATATTACCCAAAATATTTAGCAAAGATTCAAAAAAATTTAAAAAATATGTTGAAGAAGCATATAATGATTTAGATAAATACTACAATTCAGGTAATGAACACTCTAAAGAATTAATAAAAAATTCAATTATTGGTATGGCTAAAGAAGGAAATGATATAGCAATGAAATTCTGTGAAGATAAAGGCTGGAATATTAAATAGGGTTAAAAAATTAATTACATTTCACTCCCCCTATCTTTATTGTTTTTATCTGCAATTTTTGATTTGGTATTCTTTATTGTTTAAAAAGAAATCTTAACGCCCGCCCAAGTTTTATTTATTATTATTATCATATATGTAAATATAAAAAAATCGTTGACAATAAAGTATTCATATATTATCATATATAAGCAACTGGATAGTTATTGTTATTTTCATTAAAAATATTTTGAAAAACAAGCTAAACCTATTTATGCAAAAATGAAATGTAGTAAAGTCATATATTTTATTTTTACATAAATAGGTTTTTTTATTTTTTAGGAGAAGTCCTTATGAAAATAGGAAAGATACTCAATAATAATGTAGCTGTTATTTTTGAAGAAGATGGCAAAACAGAAAAAATTGTTATGGGAAAAGGTATAGCTTTTTCTAAGAAAATTGGAGATATTATAGACGAAGAAAAAATTGATAAAACTTTTCTATTAGAAAATTCAGATAATAATAATAAATTGCAGCAGCTATTAAAAGATATACCCATAGAATATTTTCATGCAGTAGAAAAAATTATTGAATATGCTAAAACTAAAACTGAAAGAAGTTTAAACGACTTTTTATATATTACTTTAATAGATCATATATACATGACTGTATTAAGAAGTAAAGATGGGATAAAAATAAAAAACATCATGCTTTGGGATATAAAAAAATTTTATAAAGATGAATATGATATAGGCTTAAAGGCTTTGAGTATTATAGAAAAAGATTTTAACATAAAGCTTCCAGAAGATGAGGCAGGTTTTATAGCTTTACACATAGTTAATGCTCAAACCAATAGTGATTTTAATTGTATAGATGAAATGGGAAATATTACAAAACTTATACAAAAAATAGTAATGATAGTAGAAAGACATTTTGATATAAAGTTTAATGAGGATTCTGTTTATTATAATAGATTTTTAACGCATTTAAAATTTTTTGCTTTGAGGCTATTTCAAAAAAATATTTATAATGGTAAGGAAGATGAAGATTTGCTTGAAATAGTTAAATTAAAATATAAAGATGCTTATGAATGCACTTTAAAAATAGCAGAATATATTTCACTTTCTTATTTTTATGATATAAGCGATGAGGAGAAACTGTATTTAACTATACATATAGAAAAAGCAAAAAGGCGTGAGTAAAAAGTATTTATAGGGTTTTTAATATATATATATATTTGGATGGTGACATTAAGTTGGCCAAACCTTCAATTATTAAAAAAATTATTAAATTGGAGGATAAGCTGATGGGAAAATATGAATCATTAGCAAAAGAAATCATTAAAAATGTAGGAGGGAAAGAAAATATTAATTCTCTTACTCATTGTGTTACTCGATTAAGATTTAAATTAAAAGATGAGAGTAAGGCAAATGATGAAGTATTAAAAAATATGGACGGTGTTGTTACGATAATGAAAAGCGGCGGACAATATCAAGTAGTGATAGGCAATCACGTGGCAGAAGTTTATGCTGATGTTTCAAGTGTTGCTGGAATAGAAAACTCCTCATCAAATGACGATGATGCAAATAAAAATACAAGTTTATTTAATAGAGCGGTTGATACAATATCTGGAATATTTCAGCCTATATTAGGTGTAATGTCTGCATGCGGTGTATTAAAAGGTATTAATGCTCTTTTTATTGCTTTAGGTCTTTATACTAATAAATCAGGCTCTTATATACTTATAAATGGTATGGGAGATGCTTTATTTATGTTTCTTCCTTTGTTTTTGGGTTTTACTTCAGCTAAGAAATTCAATTTAAAACCTACAATAGGATTGGCAATAGGTGCTGCTATGTGTTATCCTTCTTTGCAATTAAATACCTTATTAGGAAGCGGTGAGCCTTTATATACATTGTTTAATAATACAATATTCTCTTCTAATGTTTATCTTAATTTCTTTGGCATACCTATTATTTCTATGAATTATACTTCAACTGTTATTCCTGTTATATTTGTTGTTTATTTTGCTTCAAAATGTGAAAAGTTTTTTAGCAAAATAGTACCTGATGTTGTAAAATTCTTTGTACTTCCTATGCTTGTAATATTTGTTTCTTTATCTGTAGGATTTATAGTAATAGGGCCTGTTACAACTTTTGCTTCGCTTGTAGTTTCAAAAATAGTATTTACTATAAGAGATTTCAGTCCTTTAGTTTCTGGCGCTATAGTTGGAGCTTGCTGGCAAATATTAGTTATATTCGGTATGCATTGGGCTTTTCTTCCAGTTCACTTTAATAATATTATTACATTAGGATATGATACTATAATAACTCCTTATTTCGGTTCTACATTCGCTACAGTAGGAGTTGTATTCGCTATTTTATTAAAGACAAAAAATAAAAAACTTAAAGATGTAGCTTTCCCAAGCGGAATATCTGCTGTATTTGGTATAACTGAACCTGCTATTTACGGAGTTATATTGCCGTTAAAAAAACCTTTTATAGTAAATTGTGTGGTTGCGGGTATAGTTGGAGCTTTCTTTGGTTTATTTGATTTGCATAAATTCTTTATGGGCGGACTTGGTGTATTTGCATTTCCCGGCATGATAAATCCAGATGGAACTCATACAAATTTAATTATTTCTGTAATTGGAGCTTTGGCTGCTGTTGTTTTAGCTTTTATCATTACTTGGATAATATATAAAGATAAACAGTCTGCAACAAATAGCGATAATAATGAACATATTGACATAAATCAAAATAACTCTAAATTGTTAGAGAAAGAAACTATATTCAGCCCATTAAAAGGGAAATTATTGAAA
It encodes the following:
- the licT gene encoding BglG family transcription antiterminator LicT, with the protein product MKIGKILNNNVAVIFEEDGKTEKIVMGKGIAFSKKIGDIIDEEKIDKTFLLENSDNNNKLQQLLKDIPIEYFHAVEKIIEYAKTKTERSLNDFLYITLIDHIYMTVLRSKDGIKIKNIMLWDIKKFYKDEYDIGLKALSIIEKDFNIKLPEDEAGFIALHIVNAQTNSDFNCIDEMGNITKLIQKIVMIVERHFDIKFNEDSVYYNRFLTHLKFFALRLFQKNIYNGKEDEDLLEIVKLKYKDAYECTLKIAEYISLSYFYDISDEEKLYLTIHIEKAKRRE
- a CDS encoding beta-glucoside-specific PTS transporter subunit IIABC codes for the protein MGKYESLAKEIIKNVGGKENINSLTHCVTRLRFKLKDESKANDEVLKNMDGVVTIMKSGGQYQVVIGNHVAEVYADVSSVAGIENSSSNDDDANKNTSLFNRAVDTISGIFQPILGVMSACGVLKGINALFIALGLYTNKSGSYILINGMGDALFMFLPLFLGFTSAKKFNLKPTIGLAIGAAMCYPSLQLNTLLGSGEPLYTLFNNTIFSSNVYLNFFGIPIISMNYTSTVIPVIFVVYFASKCEKFFSKIVPDVVKFFVLPMLVIFVSLSVGFIVIGPVTTFASLVVSKIVFTIRDFSPLVSGAIVGACWQILVIFGMHWAFLPVHFNNIITLGYDTIITPYFGSTFATVGVVFAILLKTKNKKLKDVAFPSGISAVFGITEPAIYGVILPLKKPFIVNCVVAGIVGAFFGLFDLHKFFMGGLGVFAFPGMINPDGTHTNLIISVIGALAAVVLAFIITWIIYKDKQSATNSDNNEHIDINQNNSKLLEKETIFSPLKGKLLKLKDSKDEAFASESLGKGALIIPEEGKAVSPVNGTVTTVTPTLHAIGITSESGIEILIHLGINTVELNGKHFKSTLKEGDKVSVGDILIEFDIDSIVKEGYSIESPIIIVNTNEYLDVLETEYDVNINYKDSILTVIK